The following DNA comes from Gemmatimonadaceae bacterium.
CGCCTTGCGCACCGCGCTGGAGACGAGATACCCGATGACGAGCACGAGCAGCAGCGCGCCGATGGTCGCGAGCGACTCGACGGGGAGGCCGAGCAGGTCAGGTGTGGCGCGCGGTTCGATGAGGAAGACGGCGCCGCCGATGGTGAGCACGCCCAGCCAAAACGTGACAGCGTTGAACCCGACGGCCATCGCGATGTCGGCGCTCGACAGGCCCCACGCCGAGTAGAACCGGTAGCGGAGCGACCCGCCGAGCAGCATCGGGAAGCCGAGCGACTGCGAGAGCGCGTACGCGACGAAGCCGACGAAGGCGACCCGCCGCGTGGCGAGCGGCCGCTGGATGTAGCGCAATGCGAGCCAGTCGTAGCTGACGAGCGCCAGGTAGCCGAGCGCGGTGAGGCCCAGCCCGTAGAGCAGCTGCGTGCGGGGCACCGCCTGGATGGCGAGCCGGATGTCGCGGTAATGCAGCGTGGCCAGCTCGTGGTGCAGCGACCAGAGCGCGATGCTGAACACCAGCGCCCCGGCCAGCACGCCCAGCGAACGAGTGAGATGCTTCTTCACGGTCATCTCGTAGCCCCAACCGTCGCCTTTCGTTCCAGTGAACCCCAGCCCACGGTGCGGCCGCGCACGGCCGCAAGGAACGACCGCAGCACGACCCAGTACATCACCTGCCGGTACGCAAAGCGCTGCAGCACGATGAGCCAGGTGAGCGAATACTCCTCGTCGGGCTCCATCAGGAAGGCGATCACCGCCCCCAGCCAGTCGGTGACGAGGAAGACGGCGTAGAAGATGAGGATCTGGTACAGGTCCACCAGCGCATACGATTCGCCGAACGACTGCCACGTCAGCCACACCGAGACGAGGCCGTAGACGAAGAGCAGGTCGGCAAGCGGCGAGAGCGCGGTGAGAATCAACTGGAAGAGCCAGGTGTTGGGCAACGCCACCATCCCGAGCGTGCCGAACCGGGGATTCAGCAGGGCATCGCGATGTTTCCAGGCGCACTGGAGCGTGCCGAACGACCAACGGAATCGCTGGCGGGCGAGGCCGCGCAGCGAGTCGGGCGCCTCGGTCCACGCGATGGCGCGCTGGGCGTATCCCACCGAATAGCCGGCCTTGTGCACGGAAATCGTCAGGTCCTGATCCTCGGCCAGGGTCTCGCCGCGGAATCCGCCCACGGCGAGCACGACCTCCTTGCGCCACGCGCCCACCGCGCCCGGCACCACCGTGATGCAGTCGAGCAGGGCGAAGGCGCGCCGGTCGAGGTTCTGGCTGGTGACGTACTCGAGCGCCTGCCAGCGCGTGACGAGGTTGAGCCGGTTGCCCACCTTGGCGTTGCCGGCCACGGCGCCCACCTTCGGATCGGCGAGCGGCGCCACCAGTTCGGCCACCGTGCGCGGTTCGAAGAGCGTGTCGGCGTCGAGGCAGATGACGATGTCGGCGCTGGCGCGGGCGATGCCGTGGTTGAGCGCGCTCGCCTTGCCGCCATTGGGCTTGGTGAGGACGATGACGCGCGGATTGCCGTCGAAGGCGTGGCGCGCCACGGCGTACGTGTCGTCGGGCGAACCGTCGTCGACGACCACGACGTCGAGCGGTCCGGCGTAGTCCTGCGCGAGCAGTGAGTGCACCGTGCGCTCGATGACCTTCGCCTCGCGATAGGCGGGGACGATGACGGTGACGGGCGGGGCGAAATCGGTGGCGCGCGGCGCGCCGTGCCGCACGCGCTGGATGACGGCGAGGGCCAGGATGAACGCGAGGCGGCCGACGCCGAGAATCACCGCCACGAAAAAGAGCCAGTACAGCCCCCAATCGGCCGCGCCGATGGCGCCGAACGCGAGCATGTCCACCGACCGCTCCAGCGTGGAGCGCCTCGGGAGCGCCGGCATCGCGTCGTCGCGCGAAACACCGGCAAGGGTGGAGGCGAGCACCAGCGTGTCGCCGCGCGCCTTGAGCGAGTCGATGATGGGGCCGAGCGCCGCGACGGTCGCCGAGCGATCGCCGCCGCCGTCGTGCATCAGCACGATATTGTTGCCGCTCCGCCGCTTGGCCATCGTCTGCCCGATGATCAGCGCGGGATCCTTCAGGCGCCAATCCTCGGAGTCGATGCGCACGCCGACGGTGACGTAGCCGAGCCGCGTGGCCATCGCGACGGGATCGAGCTCGTCGGCGGTGGTGGGCTCCGCGTCGCCGAAGTACGGCGGACGGAAGAGCACGGTGCGGCGGCCGAGAATCGTCTCGATGAGCCGCTCGGTGGCCACGAGTTCGAGGTGGCCGACCCACGGCGCGGTGAGCGAGAGGTTGCGGTGCGTGTAGGTGTGATTGCCGATCTCGTGCCCTTCGCGATAGATGCGGCGCACGATGCCGGGGCGGTCGTCGGCGTCGCGGCCGACGATGAAGAAGGTGGCCGGGACGCCGCGGCTCTTCAGCGTGTCGAGGATGTCCGGCGTCCAGCGCGCGTCGGGGCCATCGTCGAAGGTGAGCGCCACCTTGCCCTCGGAATCGCCAAAGCGCTGGATCACCCACGGCGACGGCAACACCGTGAGCGACTCGGCCACCACGAGGCCGCGCGGCGCGTCGAGCCGAAGTGTGCGCGTGCCGGCCGTGGGCGGCGAGCGCATCCGCAGCAGTTCGCCGTTCCCCTCGAATTCCACCTGATAGCCGGCCGGAATGTCGTTGATCTCACTCGGCGACGGCGGGGTGGGATCGCGGTCGAGCAGCGCCCAGAGCGACGGGTCCTCGGCGCCGAGCCGCCAGAGGGCCGCGCCCGCGGCCTTCAGCCGCGCCACAGTGGTGAGGTGATTCCATCCCGTGGCGGCGTCGAGGAACCAGGCCACGTGACTGGTGCTGTCGGGGTCGTCCCACGCCGCGTACGGATTGAGCGCGATGGAATCGAAGCGCACGACGGCGTTGGCGGCGCGCACCTTGCTGATCATTTCCTGATACGTGACGGCGTGACCGCTGAGGCGGCCGCCCGCGTCGTTCCAGTCGTAGCCGAAGGCGCCGAGCGCGAGGATGGCTTTCTTTGCCCCGACGGCGGGCGTCAGCGCGCTGGCGCGCTCATCGTACCAGGCCTGGCTGGCGACGGGCCCCGGATCGCCGCGGCCAAAGTGCTCGTCGTAGAGCATCACGAAGACGTAGTCGCACGGCGCGGCCACCTCGCGCGCCGTGGAAGTATCCACCGACGCCGCGATGGTGGTGGTGACGAGCCGCTTGGCCGGCGCCATCGCGGTGCGCAAATCGCGCAGGAAGGCGACCCAGTCGTGGACGAGGTCGTCGGGCACTTCCTCGAAGTCGATGGTGATGCCGGCGAGACCGTAGCGTTCGGCCACCGCCGTGAGTTGCGCGATCGCCTTGCGCCGCGCGACTGGATGCGTGAGCAGGCGGCGCAGGTCGGCGGTCGCGAAGACGCCACTTTGCGAGTCGAAGTTGCTGACCATCGCGAAGATGCGCGGCCGCGACTCCGGGGGGAGCAGGCTGTTGGCGAACAGGATGCGCGGGTCGAGGTCGAGGCGGAGCGAGTCGCCGCGGGGCGCGACGAAGATCCATTCACTCACCACCCAGTCGAGTTCACTCGCGTGGGCGCGATACGCGGCGAACGAGTTGTCGTCCCACTTGACGTTGAAGCCCACCACGAGCGGCGGGCGCACCGGATTGGGGGCGGCCGGCGCGACGGCGCGACGGGCCTCGCTGCGCCCCCCGCGCGGGATGGTCAGGCGCTCGGGGTGCTCGGCGCGCGGGGCGGGGTGAATGGCGAGCGCCGCCAGCAGCCGGCGGCGGGCGCTCAGGCGCTCGCGCTCGCTGCGGGAACTCGTGAAGCCGTTTCGCGTGGCGCCGCGGACCGTCCGCTGGGCCTCGCGCATCGAGGGAAGGAGCGGCGGGATGACGATACTGATGACGAGGCCCAGCGCCAGAAGCGAGGAGATGACGCCGAAGCCCAGTGCGATGCGCCGAACCCGCCGCCAGCGCTGGCCGGAAGGGTCGATGAAGATGTGCGGGAGATCAGACGGGGACACTACTGGGGAACGGGGAGGGGATGGAGGCGAAGGGACGGGGGACGAGTGCAGGAACGGGGGGAAACGTGCGACTACGGGAGGGCAGGTGCCGCGGCAGGATGGCCGTGCAACTACGGTATTGCCCCTCTGGTAATGGAAGTCCTACGCCAGTATGGGATGAACCCCACTCAATCATACTCGTTCCACACCCCGTCCCCCGTCCCTGCGCCTCTACCTCCTCCTCGTTCCGCCCTCGTTCCCCTTGTTTCTAACCTCGCTCCCCAGCTATGTTTATAGGCTGTAAGTATCCTTGTCCGGCGCGCAATCGCCACGAAGGGGGGAGAACGTAATTGTCGGAAGTCATCATCCATGACGATGAGAACTTCGAGCGTGCGCTCAAGCGCTTCAAGAAGAAGTGCGAGAAGGCCGGGATCCTGTCTGATCTGCGCAAGCATCGTCACTATGAAAAGCCGAGCGAACGCCGCAAGCGCAAGATGAATGCGGCGATGCGCAAGAATCGTCGCACCCGCTCGAACTAGATGGCCTCCCTGCAGGATCGCCTCGCCGCGGAGCTCACCGCCGCGCGCAAGGCCCAGGACAAGGCGCTGACGCTGCTCCTGGGGACGATCCTCGCCGACACACGGAACCGCGAAATCGAACTCCGGCGTGCGCTCACCGACGACGACGTCATCGATGTGCTGCGCAAGGGCGTGAAGAAGCGGAAGGAGTCCGTGGCGGCGTACGAGCAGGCGGGACGGACGGAACTCGCGGCGCAGGAGGCGGCGGAGGTGGCGGCGCTCGAACGCTACCTTCCGGCATTGGCCAGCGAGGACGACGTGCGTGGCGCTGTGCGGGCCGCCATCGCGGCCGGCGCGAAGGGCGTCGGACCGGTGATGGGTGCGGTGATGCCCCAGTTCAAGGGGCGCGCCGACGGTGGCATGATCAACCGCGTGGTTCGCGAGGAGCTCGGCAAGGCGGAGTGACACCCCCCAACGTGGTACCCGAACAAGCCCGAACAGGCGATCACGATCGCCCGGTCGGGTTTTTTC
Coding sequences within:
- a CDS encoding glycosyltransferase — translated: MSPSDLPHIFIDPSGQRWRRVRRIALGFGVISSLLALGLVISIVIPPLLPSMREAQRTVRGATRNGFTSSRSERERLSARRRLLAALAIHPAPRAEHPERLTIPRGGRSEARRAVAPAAPNPVRPPLVVGFNVKWDDNSFAAYRAHASELDWVVSEWIFVAPRGDSLRLDLDPRILFANSLLPPESRPRIFAMVSNFDSQSGVFATADLRRLLTHPVARRKAIAQLTAVAERYGLAGITIDFEEVPDDLVHDWVAFLRDLRTAMAPAKRLVTTTIAASVDTSTAREVAAPCDYVFVMLYDEHFGRGDPGPVASQAWYDERASALTPAVGAKKAILALGAFGYDWNDAGGRLSGHAVTYQEMISKVRAANAVVRFDSIALNPYAAWDDPDSTSHVAWFLDAATGWNHLTTVARLKAAGAALWRLGAEDPSLWALLDRDPTPPSPSEINDIPAGYQVEFEGNGELLRMRSPPTAGTRTLRLDAPRGLVVAESLTVLPSPWVIQRFGDSEGKVALTFDDGPDARWTPDILDTLKSRGVPATFFIVGRDADDRPGIVRRIYREGHEIGNHTYTHRNLSLTAPWVGHLELVATERLIETILGRRTVLFRPPYFGDAEPTTADELDPVAMATRLGYVTVGVRIDSEDWRLKDPALIIGQTMAKRRSGNNIVLMHDGGGDRSATVAALGPIIDSLKARGDTLVLASTLAGVSRDDAMPALPRRSTLERSVDMLAFGAIGAADWGLYWLFFVAVILGVGRLAFILALAVIQRVRHGAPRATDFAPPVTVIVPAYREAKVIERTVHSLLAQDYAGPLDVVVVDDGSPDDTYAVARHAFDGNPRVIVLTKPNGGKASALNHGIARASADIVICLDADTLFEPRTVAELVAPLADPKVGAVAGNAKVGNRLNLVTRWQALEYVTSQNLDRRAFALLDCITVVPGAVGAWRKEVVLAVGGFRGETLAEDQDLTISVHKAGYSVGYAQRAIAWTEAPDSLRGLARQRFRWSFGTLQCAWKHRDALLNPRFGTLGMVALPNTWLFQLILTALSPLADLLFVYGLVSVWLTWQSFGESYALVDLYQILIFYAVFLVTDWLGAVIAFLMEPDEEYSLTWLIVLQRFAYRQVMYWVVLRSFLAAVRGRTVGWGSLERKATVGATR
- the rpsU gene encoding 30S ribosomal protein S21; translation: MSEVIIHDDENFERALKRFKKKCEKAGILSDLRKHRHYEKPSERRKRKMNAAMRKNRRTRSN
- a CDS encoding GatB/YqeY domain-containing protein, encoding MASLQDRLAAELTAARKAQDKALTLLLGTILADTRNREIELRRALTDDDVIDVLRKGVKKRKESVAAYEQAGRTELAAQEAAEVAALERYLPALASEDDVRGAVRAAIAAGAKGVGPVMGAVMPQFKGRADGGMINRVVREELGKAE